In the Styela clava chromosome 8, kaStyClav1.hap1.2, whole genome shotgun sequence genome, one interval contains:
- the LOC120346632 gene encoding uncharacterized protein LOC120346632 isoform X3, whose amino-acid sequence MKISIIFILIYVIASGWCQDETVFHCSSKPGCQFSHCDSDRVDIDAHTKEYPITCKSNSTVLSWLDLASMNSGNHKSFNQIRDQSTKINNLLRRTTRQSNEVRELKKDLVEIKEMKEKLIKDNKKMKEDLIKVQVINDKLTEDNEKMKDENCKLKVGNTCHFFVLRHRRDVNYSKAVDICKKRNADVGLIRDEESYNAIVKYLRKNMPKGWVAITIWTGIQFDPLNGDVTPANSFIDWYPYQPVMGIDDKDRTNVHLVIDPNPNIRYQGMRNTFPRANWHGVICESLI is encoded by the exons ATGAAAATCTCAATCATTTTTATCTTAATCTACGTCATCGCGTCAGGCTGGTGTCAAGATGAAACAGTGTTTCACTGCTCATCCAAGCCTGGTTGTCAGTTTTCACATTGTGATTCGGACAGAGTGGACATTGATGCACATACTAAAGAGTATCCGATAACATGCAAGTCCAATAGTACTGTTCTGAGCTGGCTCGATTTGGCATCAATGAATTCGG gAAATCACAAATCTTTCAACCAAATTAGAGATCAATCAACTAAAATAAACAATCTGTTGAGGAGAACCACGAGGCAGTCTAATGAAGTCAGAGAGTTGAAAAAAG acttggttgaaataaaagaaatgaaagaaaagTTGATAAAAGACAACAAAAAGATGAAGGAAG ATTTGATCAAAGTTCAAGTCATTAATGATAAGTTGACAGAAGACAACGAAAAAATGAAAGATG aaaactgTAAATTGAAGGTTGGGAACACTTGTCATTTTTTTGTGTTACGACATAGACGGGATGTCAACTACAGCAAAGCAGTTGACATTTGTAAGAAACGTAACGCAGATGTTGGTTTGATACGAGATGAAGAATCTTACAATGCAATTGTGAAATACTTGAGGAAGAATATGCCAAAGGGTTGGGTGGCAATTACTATATGGACAGGAATACAATTTGATCCATTG AATGGTGACGTCACACCCGCAAATTCATTCATTGATTGGTATCCTTACCAACCAGTCATGGGAATAGATGATAAAGATCGCACAAACGTTCACCTTGTTATTGATCCCAATCCGAATATTCGTTATCAAGGAATGAGGAATACTTTTCCCCGCGCGAACTGGCATGGAGTTATTTGTGAGAGTCTGATCTAA
- the LOC120346632 gene encoding uncharacterized protein LOC120346632 isoform X2: MKISIIFILIYVIASGWCQDETVFHCSSKPGCQFSHCDSDRVDIDAHTKEYPITCKSNSTVLSWLDLASMNSDITNIKVGLEILENKFDEKMESFGKEISRNHKSFNQIRDQSTKINNLLRRTTRQSNEVRELKKDLVEIKEMKEKLIKDNKKMKEENCKLKVGNTCHFFVLRHRRDVNYSKAVDICKKRNADVGLIRDEESYNAIVKYLRKNMPKGWVAITIWTGIQFDPLNGDVTPANSFIDWYPYQPVMGIDDKDRTNVHLVIDPNPNIRYQGMRNTFPRANWHGVICESLI; this comes from the exons ATGAAAATCTCAATCATTTTTATCTTAATCTACGTCATCGCGTCAGGCTGGTGTCAAGATGAAACAGTGTTTCACTGCTCATCCAAGCCTGGTTGTCAGTTTTCACATTGTGATTCGGACAGAGTGGACATTGATGCACATACTAAAGAGTATCCGATAACATGCAAGTCCAATAGTACTGTTCTGAGCTGGCTCGATTTGGCATCAATGAATTCGG ATATCACAAATATCAAGGTTGGATTGGAAATATTGGAAAACAAGTTTGATGAAAAAATGGAGAGTTTTGGGAAAGAAATTTCAC gAAATCACAAATCTTTCAACCAAATTAGAGATCAATCAACTAAAATAAACAATCTGTTGAGGAGAACCACGAGGCAGTCTAATGAAGTCAGAGAGTTGAAAAAAG acttggttgaaataaaagaaatgaaagaaaagTTGATAAAAGACAACAAAAAGATGAAGGAAG aaaactgTAAATTGAAGGTTGGGAACACTTGTCATTTTTTTGTGTTACGACATAGACGGGATGTCAACTACAGCAAAGCAGTTGACATTTGTAAGAAACGTAACGCAGATGTTGGTTTGATACGAGATGAAGAATCTTACAATGCAATTGTGAAATACTTGAGGAAGAATATGCCAAAGGGTTGGGTGGCAATTACTATATGGACAGGAATACAATTTGATCCATTG AATGGTGACGTCACACCCGCAAATTCATTCATTGATTGGTATCCTTACCAACCAGTCATGGGAATAGATGATAAAGATCGCACAAACGTTCACCTTGTTATTGATCCCAATCCGAATATTCGTTATCAAGGAATGAGGAATACTTTTCCCCGCGCGAACTGGCATGGAGTTATTTGTGAGAGTCTGATCTAA
- the LOC120346632 gene encoding uncharacterized protein LOC120346632 isoform X1 codes for MKISIIFILIYVIASGWCQDETVFHCSSKPGCQFSHCDSDRVDIDAHTKEYPITCKSNSTVLSWLDLASMNSDITNIKVGLEILENKFDEKMESFGKEISRNHKSFNQIRDQSTKINNLLRRTTRQSNEVRELKKDLVEIKEMKEKLIKDNKKMKEDLIKVQVINDKLTEDNEKMKDENCKLKVGNTCHFFVLRHRRDVNYSKAVDICKKRNADVGLIRDEESYNAIVKYLRKNMPKGWVAITIWTGIQFDPLNGDVTPANSFIDWYPYQPVMGIDDKDRTNVHLVIDPNPNIRYQGMRNTFPRANWHGVICESLI; via the exons ATGAAAATCTCAATCATTTTTATCTTAATCTACGTCATCGCGTCAGGCTGGTGTCAAGATGAAACAGTGTTTCACTGCTCATCCAAGCCTGGTTGTCAGTTTTCACATTGTGATTCGGACAGAGTGGACATTGATGCACATACTAAAGAGTATCCGATAACATGCAAGTCCAATAGTACTGTTCTGAGCTGGCTCGATTTGGCATCAATGAATTCGG ATATCACAAATATCAAGGTTGGATTGGAAATATTGGAAAACAAGTTTGATGAAAAAATGGAGAGTTTTGGGAAAGAAATTTCAC gAAATCACAAATCTTTCAACCAAATTAGAGATCAATCAACTAAAATAAACAATCTGTTGAGGAGAACCACGAGGCAGTCTAATGAAGTCAGAGAGTTGAAAAAAG acttggttgaaataaaagaaatgaaagaaaagTTGATAAAAGACAACAAAAAGATGAAGGAAG ATTTGATCAAAGTTCAAGTCATTAATGATAAGTTGACAGAAGACAACGAAAAAATGAAAGATG aaaactgTAAATTGAAGGTTGGGAACACTTGTCATTTTTTTGTGTTACGACATAGACGGGATGTCAACTACAGCAAAGCAGTTGACATTTGTAAGAAACGTAACGCAGATGTTGGTTTGATACGAGATGAAGAATCTTACAATGCAATTGTGAAATACTTGAGGAAGAATATGCCAAAGGGTTGGGTGGCAATTACTATATGGACAGGAATACAATTTGATCCATTG AATGGTGACGTCACACCCGCAAATTCATTCATTGATTGGTATCCTTACCAACCAGTCATGGGAATAGATGATAAAGATCGCACAAACGTTCACCTTGTTATTGATCCCAATCCGAATATTCGTTATCAAGGAATGAGGAATACTTTTCCCCGCGCGAACTGGCATGGAGTTATTTGTGAGAGTCTGATCTAA
- the LOC144425636 gene encoding uncharacterized protein LOC144425636 has translation MPGKWDVVYSKAVNICKKRNADVGLIRDEESYNAIVNHLRRTMRRDWAWVGIWIRIHIDSRTGDVIPANSFTKWYSDGFPVRDKDRTNIYTVVNKKPNERYQGMVNAPPTWERDGVLCEILI, from the exons ATGCCAGGTAAATGGGATGTCGTCTACAGCAAAGCAGTTAATATTTGTAAGAAACGTAACGCAGATGTTGGCTTGATTCGAGATGAAGAATCGTACAATGCAATTGTGAATCACTTGAGAAGAACTATGCGAAGGGATTGGGCGTGGGTTGGAATATGGATAAGAATTCACATTGATTCGAGG acgGGTGACGTAATACCTGCAAATTCATTCACTAAATGGTATTCGGATGGTTTTCCAGTGAGGGACAAAGATCGCACAAATATTTACACCGTTGTCAATAAAAAACCAAATGAGCGTTATCAAGGGATGGTGAATGCTCCTCCTACCTGGGAGCGTGATGGAGTTCTTTGTGAGATTCTGATCTAA